CACGACACGCTCGGCGTTGTCGCAGTGGCGGTCCATCCGTACGCCGAGCGTCTTGAGCCCCCGCAGCGTCAGCCACGCGTCGAACGGCCCGGCCACCGCGCCCATCGCGTTCTGGTGGTAGGCCAGCTCCTCCCCCAGCCCGGCGTCGGCGGCCACCAGCGCCCCGCCCACCACGTCGGAGTGCCCGCCGACGTACTTGGTGGTGGAGTGCACAACCACGTCGGCGCCCAGCGCGAGGGGCTGCTGCAGGTACGGCGAGGCGAACGTGTTGTCCACCACGAGCAGCGCGCCGTTGTCGTGGGCGAGCTGCGCCAGCGCGGCGATGTCGGCGATGCCGAGCAGCGGGTTGGTGGGCGTCTCGACCCAGACCACCTTGGTCTTCTGCGTCATGGCCGCGGCCACGGCGTCGAGGTCGTGCAGCGGCACGGGGTCGTAGTGCAGGCCCCAGCGCTCGTGCACCTTGGCGAACAGCCGGTACGTGCCGCCGTACGCGTCGTTCGGGATGATCACGTGGTCCTGCGGCTTGCACACCGTACGCAGCACGGTGTCCTCGGCGGCCAGCCCTGAGGCGAACGCCAGCCCCCGCGCCCCGCCCTCCACCGCGGCCAGCGCGGCTTCGAGCGCGGTCCTGGTGGGGTTGGCCGAGCGGCTGTACTCATATCCGGAACGCAGGCCGCCCACGCCGTCCTGCTTGTAGGTGGAGGTGGCGTAGATCGGCGGCACGACCGCGCCGGTCAGCGGGTCGGGCTCCTGACCTGCGTGGATGGCCAAAGTTTCGAAACCGTTGCTCATACAGGCAACGTTACAGGCCGCGTTCGCGCGGACGGCCCATGATCCAGCCCTCCCGAACGCGGACGGCCCGCGATCCGGTCCCCTCCGGATCGCGGGCCGCTCACGGGAGCCCGTCCCCACGAAACTCCCGTGCTGGCTCGCGCACCATGCCCGCGCGAGCCGGGTCGGTCAGGCCGCCTGGGGCTCGTGCCGGTCCTCGCCTGACCGGGGCGAGAGCCGGACCACGTCCGCCTCGATGAACCGGCCGCTGCCGCCCTCCGCCTGCTCCCCGTTGATGCGGGAGAGCAGCACGGGGTCGGCCAGCGCGAGCAGCACACCCACGACCAGCCCGACCCCCAGCAACGCGAACCCGATGGCAACCATGTCTTCTCCCCTTCCGACACCTCCAGCATCGGTCAAGCCCCCCGCCCGCCGCCTCCGCTGAAGGGCTGGTCTGCGCGAGGCGCCCTCGGCCGAACGGTTGATACGAGATGTCCGACTTCCGGCTTAGGCTCGACGCCGTGGGGGACTCGAAGCGCATCCTGTACTGGCTACGCCGGCTGAGCGAGATCGCGATGTACGGCTGGCTGGGCCTGCTCCTGCTGCTCGACCTCGTGCTGGCCGGCGTCGTGGGCGGCGTCCAGTGGCTCGTGCTGGCGTGCGGGGTGGGCGGGATCGCGGCCGTGGTCCTACGCCGCAGGTACCGGGTGGAGGGCTTCGCGTGCATGCTCGCCCTGTCGTTCGGCACCTCGCTGCTGATCGGGAGCACCGGCTTCGCCGCCGCGCCCGGCATGGCGGAGACGGGCTCGCTGCTCATCCTGATCATCGGGGTGCTGCGGCACGTCGAGCCGGTCCGCCGCGCGGCGGTGCTGGCGTGCGTGGGGCTGATCGTGCTGATGACCGAGGCGAGCGCGCGCGACTACCAGAGCGCGGGGCTGGCGTTCGCGTTCCTGCTGTTCGCGAGCTGGTCCACGGCCGCCGGCATCGGCGGCTACCTGCGTTTCCAGCAGGAGCGCCGCACGGAGGCCGTGCATTCGGTACGCCGGGCGGAGCGCCTGGAGCTGGCCAGGGAGCTGCACGACCTGGTCGCCCACCACATCACCGGCATCGTCGTGCAGGCCCAGGCCGCCCGCACGGTCGCCGAGACCAAGCCGGAGGCGGTGATGCCCGCCCTGGACGCGATCGCCACGGCCGGCTCGGACGCGCTGACCTCGATGCGGCGCATGGTCGCGGTGCTGCGCACGGAGGACGACGCGGACCGCAGGCCGGGCACCACGCTGGCCGACCTGCGCATGCTGGCCGACCGCTTCTCCGTGGACGGGCCCAAGGTGGCGTTCGAGATCGGCGCCGGGCTGGACGACCGCACGCTGCCGCCCGAGGTCATGACCACCCTGCACCGGGTGCTCCAGGAGGCACTGACGAACATCCGCAAGCACGCCGCCCGCACCGCCTGGGTGGAGGCCGACCTGCGCCGCCACGAGCGGGTCGCGGTGCTGCGCGTGCGCAACTTCGGGTCCGGGTCGGACCCGAAGGTGTCGCGGCTGGGCGGCGGGTTCGGGCTGGTCGGGATGGCCGAGCGGGTGGAGGCGCTGGGCGGGCGCCTCTACGCGGGGCCGTCGCGGGAGGGCGCCTGGGAAGTGATCGCCGAGTTCCCCCTCCCCTGACCGCGGCTAGTGGTTGGCCAGGAACGCGAGCAGGTCCTGCCGGGTGATCAATCCGGCCGGCTTGCCGTCCTCCAGCACAACAGCCGCATCCGCCTTCTCCAGCGCTTCCACCGCACGCGCCACAGGTTCACCACTGCCGATCGTGGGTAGCGGCGCGGACATGTGATCGGAGATCGGATCGTCGGAGGAGAGCCTGCCGTGGTAGAGGGCTTCGAGGAGGTCGCGCTCGACGATGGAGCCGATCACCTCCGCCGCCATGACCGGCGGCTCCTCCTTCATCACCGGAAGCTGGGACACCGAGTACTCGCGCATGATCGCGATCGCGGTGCCGACCGACTCGTGCGGGTGCGCGTGCACGAACTCCGGCATCCCCGGCCCCTTGCGCGCCAGCACGTCGCCGACCAGCCCCTCGTCGGAGGTGGTGGTCAGGAAGCCGTAGTCGGCCATCCAGTCGTCGTTGAAGATCTTCGACAGGTAGCCGCGGCCGCCGTCGGGCAGCAGCACGACCACCAGGTCGTCGGGCCCCGCCGCGGCGGCCACCTTCAGCGCCGCCACGACCGCCATCCCGCACGAGCCGCCGACCAGCAGCCCCTCCTCGCGGGCCAGGCGGCGGGTCATGGTGAAGGAGTCCTTGTCGGACACCGCGATGATCTCGTCGCAGATCTCGGTGTCGTACGTGGCCGGCCAGATGTCCTCGCCGACACCCTCGACGAGGTACGGGCGGCCGGACCCGCCGGAGTAGACCGAGCCCTCCGGGTCGGCGCCGATGATCTTCACGCGCCCGCCGGAGATCTCCTTGAGATAGCGCCCGGTGCCGCTGATCGTGCCGCCGGTGCCGATGCCCGCCACGAAGTGCGTGATCCGGCCGTCGGTCTGCTCCCACAGCTCGGGGCCTGTCGAGTGGTAGTGGGAGTCGGGGTTGTTGACGTTGGAGTACTGGTCCGGCTTCCAGGCGTTGGGCACCTCGCGGGCCAGCCGGTCGGAGACGGAGTAGTAGGAGTCGGGGTGGTCGGGCGAGACGGCGGTCGGGCAGACCACGACCTCCGCACCGTACGCCCGCAGCACCGCGATCTTGTCCTGGGCCACCTTGTCGGGCACCACGAACAGGCACCGGTACCCCTTCTGCTGGGCCACGATGGCCAGCCCCACGCCGGTGTTGCCGGACGTGGGCTCCACGATCACGCCCCCGGGGCGCAGCTCGCCGGACTTCTCCGCGGCCTCGATCATCCGGACCGCGATGCGGTCCTTGACCGATCCGCCCGGGTTGAAGTACTCGACCTTGGCCAGCAGCTGGGCGGACACTCCCCTGTTGACTTTGTGCAGCCGGACGAGCGGAGTGTTCCCCATGAGGTCGACGAGGGAATCGTAAACGCGCACCGAGGTGTTCACCTTCTTCACCGAAGCTTGGTCAGCTTGCCAACGGCCGAGATCCAGTGGGGGTGGCAGGCCCTCGGCTAGTTCCAAGCAAACGCTACCGCCGAGTTGGACCGAGGAGGGACGTACGTGGTCTGGGCAGCTGGCATGGCACGCGCAGCGCGGAGGATCGCCACCGCGGCGGCGCTCGGAGGCGGCGGGCTGACGGCTCTGGGAGCCACGGCATACGGCCTGCTGATCGCGGAGGGGCTGCTGGCGCGCAAGGCGATCGGCCAGCCGCACGGCCTGGACGGCCCGCCCTCCGACGGCGTGTACGGCCAGTTCCCCGGCGAGCCGCTCAAGATGGCCATGCTCGGCGACTCCACCTCCGTGGGCCTGGGCGTGACCGACCCGGCCAAGACCCCCGCCGTGCTCCTGGCCAACGGCCTGGCCGCCGTGGCCGAGCGCCCGGTGCGGCTGGTCGTGGCGGGCAAGTCCGGCGCCCCCTCGGCGGAGCTGGGCGAGCAGGTGGACGTGGCGCTCGCGATGGGGGCCGACGTGGCGGTGATCTTCGTGGGCGCCAACGACATCATCACGCAGACGCCGCCTGCCATCGCCGTGCGGCATCTGACCAAGGCCGTGCGGCGGCTGCGTGACGCGGGCGCCGAAGTGGTCGTGGGCACCTGTCCCGACCTGGGCACCGTGCGGCCCATCGCGCAGCCGCTGCGCTGGGTGACGCGGCGGTGGAGCCGGCAGCTCGCGGCGGCGCAGACGGTGGCCGTGGTGGACGCGGGCGGCCGTACGGTGGCGTTCGCCGACGTCCTGGGCCCGGAGTTCGACACAAACCCGACAGAGATGTTCGGACCCGATCGTTTCCATCCATCTGACCGAGGTTACGCGCAGGCCGCTTACGCGGTGCTACCGTCGGTGTGCGCTGCGTTGGGGCTGTGGCCTGAGCCGCGGCCCGCACGCGACGAAGCTCTGCAACCGATCTACCTCGCGGCGGCTACGGCCGCGGAGGAGCCCGGCACCGAGGTCACCGCGACCCGGGTCGACGGGCGGGCGACGGGCCTGCACGGGAAGTGGGCGACGTTGTTCCGTCGCCGACTCGGCGAGGCCGTCAACGACACCTGACGCCCGCACGCCTTCAGCCGGTCACTCTGCGCGCCGGAGCCGTCACTCCCCCATCCTCTTTGGAGTGAATTGCCCGTGCTCCGGCCCCTCTGGAAAACGTCCATCGCTCTCGCCGGAACCCTCGCCGCCACCGCCTGCTCCGGCAGCGACGCGGCCACCTCGAAGTTCCCGACCTGGCACAACACCCAGGTGAATGCCGTCAGCCGGATGGCGGTGGCCGGCGGGGTCGTCGCCGTCACCTCGATGAAGCCCGACGGGGCCCTGGAGACCGTCGCCGTCAACCTGCGCGACGGCAAGCGGCTCTGGGCCCACCCCGCCACGATGACCGGCCGCCTGCCCGGCATGGGCGTCTCCGCCCCCGCGCTCGTGCAGGCCGCCGGCGGGCAGGGCGTGGTCGTCGCGCTCGACCCGGCCAAGAAGGGCAGGTGGAACGCCACGCTCATCGCCCGCGACGCCCGCTCGGGGGCGCAGCAGTGGACGCGGCCGGTCCACTCGACGTTCGGCCCGCAGCGCTGCGGGCCGTACGTGTGCCTGTCCGAGCACACCGCGCTGGCCAAGGCCCGCATGGTGGTGCTCGACCCGATGACCGGCAAGCAGCTGTGGAAGCTGCCCGGCATCTCCGAGGTGGAGTGGTCGGACCAGGGCCGCGTCGTGCTGCTCCGGCTGGCCGCCAACCCCATGGTGGAGTCGTACGAGGTCAAGACCGGCAAGCTGCAGTGGCAGCAACCGATCGAACAGGCCCTCGGCCCCGGGACGGACCTGTCGGGCGGGTGGGCGTTCGGCGCGGCGGGTGACGACCTGGTCGGGTACGTCGCCCCGTACACGAACCCGCGCACCAAGAAGGTCTCCACCTTCGGCCTGTTCTCGGTCGGCATCGCCGACGGGACGATCAACTGGATGCGGCCGTCGGTCGTCCGCGTCTATCCCAGCGGCTCCCCCGGCTTCGCCCCGGTCGTCCGGCCGGTGGACCAGCAGGGCACCTACGGCGGGTTCGCCCGGCTCGACCCGGCCACCGGGCGCGTCGTCGGCCAGATCAGCGCCTCCGACGTGCCGGGCTCCGGCTGGTGGCTGGCCTTCCCCGACCGCATGGACAAGCTGGGCTTCCTCAAGCACGGCGCCAAGGGCACGGCCTTCGACGTCGCCTCGGGCCGCCCCGTGCCGGTGGAGGAGACGCGCGGCTGGTCCTTCTGCGTCACCGACCCCAAGCCGCTGCCGCTGCGCGGGCAGCCGCCCGGCTTCTACTCCACGGCCGCCCTGTGCGAGTACGACCTGAGCACCGGCAAGCGCGTCTCCCCCGTCGCGGTCCCGCCGCCCTGGTACACCGGCAGCCAGGACGGGTGGCGCCTGTGGCGCGACGAGAAGGGCGCCCTGCACGCCGTCAACGACCACACGGCCACGGCACCGGGCATGTACGGCTGACTCGCCCGCGAACCCGGGGGGCGGCGGGCCTTGCGCGCAGAACTGGAATATAGTTCTACTATTAGCGCCGACAAAGGAGGGGCCATGCCCGAGGCAGTCATCGTCGCAACCGCGCGTTCCCCCATCGGGCGAGCCTTCAAGGGCTCGCTCAAGGACATCCGCCCCGACGACCTGACCGTGCAAATGATCAAGGCGGCGCTGGCCAAGGTGCCCCAGCTCGACCCCGCCTCGATCGAGGACATCATGCTCGGCTGCGGCCTGCCCGGCGGCGAGCAGGGCTTCAACATGGCCAGGGTGGTGGCGGTGATGCTCGGGCTCGACAACGTCCCCGGCACCACCGTGACCCGCTACTGCTCCTCCTCGCTGCAGACCACCCGGATGGCCTTCCACGCCATCAAGGCGGGCGAGGGCGACGTGTTCGTCTCCGCGGGCGTCGAGACCGTCTCGCGCTTCGCCAAGGGCAACTCCGACTCGCTGCCCGACACGCACAACCCGCTCTTCCTGGAGGCCCGCGACCGCACCAAGACCTACGCCGAGGGCGGCAGGACCTGGCACGACCCCCGCGAGGACGGCGCGATCCCCGACGTCTACATCGCCATGGGCCAGACGGCCGAGAACGTGGCCCAGATCAAGGGCGTCTCGCGCCAGGAGCAGGACGAGTTCGGCGTGCGCTCGCAGAACCTGGCGGAGAAGGCGCTGGCCGACGGGTTCTGGCAGAAGGACATCACGCCGGTGACGCTGCCCGACGGCACCGTGGTCAGCAAGGACGACGGCCCGCGGGCGGGCACGACGTACGAGAAGGTCTCCACGCTGCAGCCGGTCTTCCGCCCGGACGGCACCGTCACGGCGGGCAACTGCTGCCCGCTGAACGACGGGGCCGCGGCGGTCGTGGTGATGAGCGACGTCAAGGCCGCCGAGCTGGGCATCACCCCGCTGGCCAGGATCGTCTCCACCGGCGTCTCCGGCCTGTCGCCCGAGATCATGGGCCTCGGCCCGGTGGAGGCCTCGAAGCAGGCGCTGGCCAGGGCCGGGATGGCGATCGACGACATCGACCTGGTGGAGATCAACGAGGCGTTCGCGGCCCAGGTGATCCCCTCCTACCAGGAGCTGGGCATCGACCTCGAACGGCTCAACGTCAACGGCGGCGCGATCGCGCTCGGCCACCCGTTCGGCATGACCGGCGCCAGGATCACCTCCACGCTGATCAACAGCCTGCAGCACCACGACAAGAGCATCGGCCTGGAGACGATGTGCGTGGGCGGCGGCCAGGGCATGGCGATGGTCGTCGAGCGCCTGAGCTGATCGCGGGCGGCGAGCCGCGGCCGGGGTCCGCACCGCGGCTCGCCTGACCCCCGCTACCCGTGCCGGATCGGCCCCACACGGGTCGGCGTGATGCGCATGATGACGCGGCGGTCGCGGACCATCGCCTCGCGGTACTCGTCCCAGTCGGGGTGCTCGCCCGAGATGTCGCGGTAGTAGGTGACGAGCAGGTCCATCGCCTCGGGCAGGTGGACGATCTCCGCCGTGCCGTCGACCTGGATCCACTCCCCGAAGAACCCGTCCGTGAACGCGCACAGCGACACCTGGGGATCGCGCAGCGCGTTGCGGACCTTGGAGGCCGTCTCCCTGGAGCTGATCACCACGTGGCCGTCCTGCACGCCGGCCGTGATCGGGGACATCTGCGGGCGCCCGTCGCGGTGCCTGGTCAGCAGGACCGCGCGGTGATGCTCGCGGAGAAAGCCGATTGCCTTGTCGAGATCCATGACCTCATGATGACGCGCCCGCGCTTGGGGCACGGGCGCGGGGACGGGTGGGCTTAAATGAAGCCCATGCGGTTACGGCGGTGCCGCTCGTGCTCGTGGACGATGGCGGCGGCGTAGCCGTGAGTCAGCCCGTGCTCGTCGGCGAGCCAGTTGGCCCGCTCGTCACACCGTAGGAAAGCCGGGCCGTTGTCGATGGCTTGAAACCACTCGGGGAGTTCGCGTCCCGTGATCGTCGGGACCCTTGCGATGAGCTTCGTCTGCGTCTCCGGTGAGTGGTTCAAGGACATGGGCACCTCCGCGGATTAAGGTCCTTTGCTTGACACTGCAACACGGACGTGCGAATGGCAACCCCCAAGCCCGGCATCATTCTGTGACGGCAGGTAGATTTTCGGTCGCACAGCGAGAGGGCCCCGCCTGGACGGCGAGGCCCTCTCCGATGTCGCGGCGATGAACGGCTAGTCGCTGCTGCTGAAATAGCTGACGAACCGCAGCACCTCGAGGTAGATCCACACGAGGCTCAGCGTCAGGCCGAACGCGCACTGCCAGGCGAACTTGGCCGGCGCCCCCTGCTTGACGCCCTGCTCGATCGAGTCGAAGTCGAGCAGGAGGAAGAAGCAGCCGAGCAGGATCATCGCGATGCTGAAGATCCAGCCGAGCGGGGTGTCGGTGCGCAGGCCGAGACCGCCGTCGTTGAACAGGCCGACGAGCAGGTTGACGAGCATCAGCCCGACGGCCGCGATCGCGGCGGCGATCACGAACTTCACCAGCTTGGGTGTCACCCGCACGATGCGCAGGGCGTAGACGGTCAGCACCGCGCCGAACGCGAAGGCCGTGCCGAGCACCGCCTGCATCACGATGCCGCTGACCATGCCCTCGAAGACCGAGCTGATCTTGCCGAGGAAGACACCCTCGGCGACCGCGTACCCGAGGATGAGCGCCGGGTTGGTGCTCATCGTGAAGGAGGCGATCAGGCCGAGGACCAGCGCGACGATGGCGGCGCCGATGGCGACCATGGGCGGGACGTTGAAATACCAGGCCGCTGCGGCGGCCAGGACGAGCGCCCCGAGGGTCATGAACCCTCGGACCACGACGTCGTCGAGCGTCATGGTGCGGTACGCCGGGCGGGACGGTGGTGCGTACGACGGCGCGTCGTACATGTTCTGCAGCTGGTCGGGGGACGGGGTGGGGCCGGCCCAGCCCGCCGCGGCCTGCTGCCGCGACCTGCTGAATACGGGGTTCTTGCTCTCCATCGCTGCCTCCTGTGACGCCGAGCCTACGGGGCGCGGCGGCACCTTGGTCAACTGACGCTCAGATCGATGTTCATTCGGGACTTCAGCTTGGAACACAACGAACGTGCCCGCCCCGGAGTTCCCAGGTCATCAGGCGACACGGAAATCTTCGCACGGGCGGCGCCAGGAGGCCACGGGTCCGCGCCGGGGCGGCCCCTCGCCCGGCATCCGGACTTTCCGCCGGCGAAAACCCCGGTCGTAAGGCGTAGTCGACCATTCACAGAAAGAAACTCCCGCAAAGCCCGCCGCTCCCGTGCAGGAAACCGGCGGGTTGTCAATATCCGCCGTGACACGAAAAGTTTTCGAGCGGGCGAACGGGAGGCTGCGCCTTCCCGCGCCCGGCCACCCCGTCCGGCGTCCCGCCATCCACCAGCAGTGAGCGCCCGATCACAGGACAACTCCATAACAACTCGATATCGGCTATGGGAGCCCGGCGGGGGCCTGTCTCGTGCTCGCGGTAAAGCTCCAGGTCAGAGACCTAAATTGGGTATAAGTTGGCAAGTGCCCCCGGCGGGATTCGAACCCGCACGTCAACCCTTTTAAGGGGTTTGCCTCTGCCATTGGGCTACGGGGGCGCCGCAATCATACGAAACGGACCATGCTTCCGAGGAGCACAACTTCGCATCAGGCGTCACAAGTGTGAAGTCTGCGGTGAAGTGATAGCACTCCCGGGACTCTGTCCAAGAAGAGTAGTCCGTCCAGATGGTCGAGTTGGTGTTGAATGCACCGAGCCTCGATGGCATCCGCTTCGATGGTGACGTCCTCGCCGGTGCCTGGCAAATGCCCATGTACGGTGATACGCGTCGCACGGCGTACGTCCGCGGTGAGTCCGGTGATCGAGGCGCACCCCTCGCGGCCGTCGTCCCAGTGGGCCGCGCCGGCGAGCCGTGGATTGGCCACGACGAGCTCTCCGGCCCAGGACCTACTCCTGGGGTGGCGCCGGGCGTCAAAGGCGATCAGCCGCAAGCTCAGGCCGATCTGGGGGGCCGCCAGCCCGGTCGTGGCGGGCGCGCGGCGCAGGGTCGCCAGCAGATCCGCCGCGGCGGCCACGACTTCGGGGGCGGTGGGGTCCACGGGCTCGGCTACGGCGGACAGCAGGGGGTGCGGGGCGCCGAGCACCTCGCGGGCCGTGCCCCCGGGCCCGGTCACAACAAGTCCGGTTCGACAGGCCGGAAGGTGATGTCGGAGTCGAGGGTGGAGCCGACGGCCGCCAGCCTGCGCATGAGCGCGGCCACGTCCACCTGCTTCGGCAGCTCGACGTCGGCGATCAGGACGTAGAGCCGGCCGGTGAGCCTGGTGCTCATGCCGGTGATGTTGCCGCCGTCGGCGGCGAGCACGGCGCTGATGGCGGAGATGATGCCGGGCCGGTCGGGGCCGTGCACGGTCAGCACGTAGCCGAGGCCGTCGCCCTCCGCGCAGAAGTGCCGCCGCGTCTCGATCGCGGAGGCCGTCACCACCAGGTCGGGCGCGCCCACCCGCTTCATGAGCTCCGCCGGGTCCAGCTCGCCGGAGACGAGGAGCATCATCGCGACGTGGCCGCCGAGCAACGTCATGGTCGAGTCCTGGATGTTCGCGCCGCAGTCGGCGAGCGATCCGGTGACTGCGGCGATCACGCCGGGCCGGTCGACGCCGAGCACGGTCACCGCTGAAAGACCCACCCGTGGTACCCCTTCCGCTTGCGACCAGGGGCGCCGAGAACGCCCCGGCAGTGGTTCGCCGGGGCGTTGCCGTACCTGGGCTAGCGGCGGGTCGTCGCCACCGCGGCCCTGAAGCCCTCACGCGGGTGCTCCATCTCACCCAGAGAGATCGTCTCGCGCTTGAAGAACAGGGCCAGGGTCCAATCGACGACGACACGGACCTTGCGGTTCAGCGTCGGCACCCGCGACAGATGGTAGGTCCGGTGCATGAACCACGCAGGGAATCCGCGAAGCTTGACGCCATAGACGTTGGCGACGCCCTGATGCAGGCCCAGCCCGGCCACCGATCCGACATACTTGTGGCGGTATTCGGCCAGTTCCTGCCCCCGCAGGTGGCGGACGATGTTGTCGGCCAGCACCTTGGCCTGGCGCACCGCGTGCTGGGCGTTGGGCGCGCAGTACTGCCCGGGGTTCGTCACGTCGGGCACCCCCGCGGCGTCGCCGGCCGTGAAGGCGCCGGGCGTGCCCGCCACGGTCAGCATGGCGGTGGCCTTGATCCGGCCGCGCTCGTCGAGCGGCAGGTCGCTGTCGTTGACCACGGGGCTGGGCTTGACGCCCGCCGTCCACACGAGCGTCTCGGCGTCGAACTCCTCACCGTCCGACAGCACCACGTGCCCGCCCTCGCAGGACACCAGCCGGGTCTCGAGCCGGACGTCGATGCCGCGCTCGCGCAGCTGCTCCAGCGTCCATTTGCCCATCTCGGGGCCGACCTCGGGCAGCACCCGGTTCGTGGCCTCCACGAGCACCCAGCGGATGTCGGACGGCTTGATGTTGCGGTAGTAGCGGGTGGAGTCCTTGGCCATGTCCTCCAGCTCGGCCAGCGCCTCCACGCCCGCGAAGCCGGCCCCGACCACCACGAACGTCAGCGCCCTGCGCCGCACCTCCGGGTCCTCGGTGGACTCGGCCACGTCGAGCAGATGCAGCACGCGGTTGCGCAGCGCGATGGCCTCGCCGACGGTCTTGAAGCCGATGCCGATGTCGGTCAGGCCCGGGATGGGCAGCGTGCGCGAGATCGAGCCGGCGGCCATGACGATCACGTCGTAGGCCACCTGCCGCGGCTCGCCCTCGGCGGGCTGGAAGGTGACGGTGCGCCCGGCGTGGTCGACCTTGGTCACCGTGCCGTTGAGGATGTGCGCCTTCGGCAGGATCCGGCGCAGCGGGGCCACCATGTGGCGCGGCGACAGGTTGCCGGCCGCGGCCTCGGGCAGGAAGGGCTGGTAGGTCATGTAGGACTGGGGGTCGATGATCGTGATGCGGGCTTCGCCGGAGCGCAGCTCGCGGTGGAGCTTGCGCTGCAGCCGGAGCGCCGTGTAGAGGCCGACGTATCCGCCGCCGACGATCAAAATGTGCTGATTCATCCTGAGGCCCCATCCCTCGTGGAATGCTTGTGAAAGCATTCACAAGCTTACGTCAAGGGCTCTCGGTGAATCCAATCCGGGCGTGGTGGGACGCGTCACACAGCCAGTGACCTGGCCCTTTCGAAGATGTCGTCCAGCATCTGGGCGGTGACGCGGCCGGTGAAGGTGTTCTGCTGGCTCGGGTGGTAGCAGCCGATCAGCGTGACGGGCCGCTCGCCGTACGCGACCTCGACCTCCGCCCCGTGACCGAACGGCGGGCGGCTGCGCGGCAGCGCGTACCCCGCGTCCTTGAGCGCCGGCCACATGGCCTGCCAGGCGTACCCGCCGAGCGCCACGACCACCCGCACGTACGGCGCGACCAGCGTCACCTCCTTGGCCATCCACGGGAAGCACGCCGCCTTCTCCGACGGCAGAGGCTTGTTCGCAGGCGGCGCGCAGCGCACCGAGGCCAGCACCCGCGTGCCGAGCAGCTCCTGCCCGTCGCCCGCGTACGTGCTGGTCTCCCGCGCGGCCAGCCCGCAGCGGTGCAGCGAGGCGAACAGCCAGTCGCCGCTGCGGTCGCCGGTGAAGATGCGGCCCGTCCTGTTGCCCCCGTGGGCGGCCGGCGCCAGCCCCACCAGCAGGATCCGCGGCTGCTCCGCGCCCCAGCCGGGGACGGGACGGCCCCAGTACGTCTCGTCCGCGAACGCGCGCCGCTTCACCTCGGCGACGTCCTCGCGCCACTCCACCAGGCGGGGACACGCACGGCAGACGGACTGCCCTGCCGTGAGCTCCGCGAGGGTGCTGCTGGCGGCGGCGAGGCGGCGCACGTCCGCGGGGTCCTGCGCGACCGGGGTGTCAGCGGTCGCGGGGTCGTCGGGCCAGCCGGTGCCAGGTGGGACGTAACTCATGACACCGATGGTGCCCGATCAGTTCGTGCGCCCGGGCTTCGGCGCGGCCGGCGTCGCCGTGGCCATCGGCGCCGGCTCGGCGGGCACCGGGGCCGGGCAGGCGGACGGCGTGCTCTCCACGGCGGCCTCCGGCCCCTCCGCCACCAGGGGCAGCGGGTAGCGGTTGAGCACCGGGGCGCCGCAGGAGCGGTCCACGCGGTAGCCGTAGAACTCGGGGTTGGTCACGAACGGGTTGCCGTCCTGGTCGTAGAGGTAGACGTCGGTCAGCGGCGTGCCGTCCTTGGCGTAGGGCCGCAGGTTGTAGACGCCGTCGGACGAGGCCGGCTGCATCCACACCGCCTGCTCCTGCTCCGGGCTGGGCGTCGTCACGCCCCCCGCCTCCACCATGCCCACGAACAGCGCCAGCCCGGCCACCACGTTCGCCGCCACCGCCGCCAGCACGACCACCCGCCCCCTGCGCCGCCGGCCGAACCAGACCGACGCCCAGATCCCCACCGCGACGGCCACCCAGGCGGGCGGCGTCATGGGCACCAGCGCGGCCTCGCCCGCGATCGACACCAGCAGCATGGCCAGCACGTAACCCCGCAGCA
The nucleotide sequence above comes from Nonomuraea gerenzanensis. Encoded proteins:
- a CDS encoding outer membrane protein assembly factor BamB family protein, with the translated sequence MLRPLWKTSIALAGTLAATACSGSDAATSKFPTWHNTQVNAVSRMAVAGGVVAVTSMKPDGALETVAVNLRDGKRLWAHPATMTGRLPGMGVSAPALVQAAGGQGVVVALDPAKKGRWNATLIARDARSGAQQWTRPVHSTFGPQRCGPYVCLSEHTALAKARMVVLDPMTGKQLWKLPGISEVEWSDQGRVVLLRLAANPMVESYEVKTGKLQWQQPIEQALGPGTDLSGGWAFGAAGDDLVGYVAPYTNPRTKKVSTFGLFSVGIADGTINWMRPSVVRVYPSGSPGFAPVVRPVDQQGTYGGFARLDPATGRVVGQISASDVPGSGWWLAFPDRMDKLGFLKHGAKGTAFDVASGRPVPVEETRGWSFCVTDPKPLPLRGQPPGFYSTAALCEYDLSTGKRVSPVAVPPPWYTGSQDGWRLWRDEKGALHAVNDHTATAPGMYG
- a CDS encoding acetyl-CoA C-acetyltransferase, whose product is MPEAVIVATARSPIGRAFKGSLKDIRPDDLTVQMIKAALAKVPQLDPASIEDIMLGCGLPGGEQGFNMARVVAVMLGLDNVPGTTVTRYCSSSLQTTRMAFHAIKAGEGDVFVSAGVETVSRFAKGNSDSLPDTHNPLFLEARDRTKTYAEGGRTWHDPREDGAIPDVYIAMGQTAENVAQIKGVSRQEQDEFGVRSQNLAEKALADGFWQKDITPVTLPDGTVVSKDDGPRAGTTYEKVSTLQPVFRPDGTVTAGNCCPLNDGAAAVVVMSDVKAAELGITPLARIVSTGVSGLSPEIMGLGPVEASKQALARAGMAIDDIDLVEINEAFAAQVIPSYQELGIDLERLNVNGGAIALGHPFGMTGARITSTLINSLQHHDKSIGLETMCVGGGQGMAMVVERLS
- a CDS encoding PPOX class F420-dependent oxidoreductase, with translation MDLDKAIGFLREHHRAVLLTRHRDGRPQMSPITAGVQDGHVVISSRETASKVRNALRDPQVSLCAFTDGFFGEWIQVDGTAEIVHLPEAMDLLVTYYRDISGEHPDWDEYREAMVRDRRVIMRITPTRVGPIRHG
- a CDS encoding DUF4287 domain-containing protein, producing the protein MSLNHSPETQTKLIARVPTITGRELPEWFQAIDNGPAFLRCDERANWLADEHGLTHGYAAAIVHEHERHRRNRMGFI
- a CDS encoding Bax inhibitor-1/YccA family protein; translated protein: MESKNPVFSRSRQQAAAGWAGPTPSPDQLQNMYDAPSYAPPSRPAYRTMTLDDVVVRGFMTLGALVLAAAAAWYFNVPPMVAIGAAIVALVLGLIASFTMSTNPALILGYAVAEGVFLGKISSVFEGMVSGIVMQAVLGTAFAFGAVLTVYALRIVRVTPKLVKFVIAAAIAAVGLMLVNLLVGLFNDGGLGLRTDTPLGWIFSIAMILLGCFFLLLDFDSIEQGVKQGAPAKFAWQCAFGLTLSLVWIYLEVLRFVSYFSSSD
- a CDS encoding peptide deformylase — protein: MTGPGGTAREVLGAPHPLLSAVAEPVDPTAPEVVAAAADLLATLRRAPATTGLAAPQIGLSLRLIAFDARRHPRSRSWAGELVVANPRLAGAAHWDDGREGCASITGLTADVRRATRITVHGHLPGTGEDVTIEADAIEARCIQHQLDHLDGLLFLDRVPGVLSLHRRLHTCDA
- a CDS encoding glycine cleavage system protein R, giving the protein MGLSAVTVLGVDRPGVIAAVTGSLADCGANIQDSTMTLLGGHVAMMLLVSGELDPAELMKRVGAPDLVVTASAIETRRHFCAEGDGLGYVLTVHGPDRPGIISAISAVLAADGGNITGMSTRLTGRLYVLIADVELPKQVDVAALMRRLAAVGSTLDSDITFRPVEPDLL